In Campylobacter concisus, the following proteins share a genomic window:
- the rpsJ gene encoding 30S ribosomal protein S10, protein MERIRLKLKAYDHRVLDRTVAAIVEAVKRTGADVRGPVPMPTKIKRYTVLKSPHINKDSREQFEMRIHARMLDIVAATPETVDSLTKLDLAPEVNVEVRAMK, encoded by the coding sequence ATGGAAAGAATCAGGTTAAAGCTAAAAGCTTACGACCATAGAGTTCTAGACCGCACTGTTGCAGCAATCGTAGAAGCTGTCAAACGAACAGGTGCCGACGTTCGTGGCCCGGTACCAATGCCTACAAAGATCAAACGCTATACAGTCTTAAAATCTCCACACATCAACAAAGACTCACGTGAGCAGTTTGAGATGAGAATACACGCTCGTATGCTTGACATCGTAGCTGCTACTCCAGAAACTGTAGATAGCCTAACAAAACTCGACCTAGCTCCAGAAGTTAATGTCGAAGTTCGTGCGATGAAATAA
- the rplC gene encoding 50S ribosomal protein L3 translates to MEYIVEKIGMSRTIATKSTPVTLLKLVEAKVCEIDENKRAIVAYAHTKANNKAIAGQQKKYNLTAEFNKFATLEVANSEVGNLDFTPLNEAKILKVSFNSKGRGYQGVVKRHGFGGGPKSHGSRFHRRHGSIGNCEWPGRVQPGMKMAGHMGNEKVTVKNELISFDAQNSIVVVKGCVPGHNGAMGKIRIVK, encoded by the coding sequence ATGGAATATATTGTAGAAAAAATAGGCATGAGTAGAACGATTGCCACGAAGAGTACGCCAGTTACACTACTTAAGCTAGTTGAGGCTAAAGTATGTGAGATCGACGAAAACAAACGTGCTATCGTAGCGTATGCCCACACTAAAGCAAACAACAAAGCTATCGCTGGTCAGCAAAAGAAATACAATCTGACTGCAGAATTTAACAAATTTGCTACGCTTGAAGTAGCTAATAGCGAAGTTGGAAACCTAGACTTTACACCATTAAACGAGGCTAAAATTTTAAAAGTTAGCTTTAACTCAAAAGGTAGAGGCTACCAAGGCGTGGTAAAAAGACATGGTTTTGGTGGTGGTCCAAAAAGCCATGGCTCACGTTTCCACAGACGCCACGGTTCAATTGGTAACTGCGAATGGCCAGGTCGTGTTCAACCAGGTATGAAAATGGCAGGACACATGGGCAATGAGAAAGTTACTGTTAAAAACGAGCTAATAAGCTTTGACGCTCAAAATAGCATCGTAGTTGTAAAAGGTTGCGTTCCTGGTCACAATGGTGCAATGGG